A stretch of the Metopolophium dirhodum isolate CAU chromosome 8, ASM1992520v1, whole genome shotgun sequence genome encodes the following:
- the LOC132951174 gene encoding transcription factor TFIIIB component B'' homolog encodes MSTPNTKSVLNRHFPFAKKKPNIPSKLSDKVDTKINKQKLIEEKSFPIVKTTESNRCDVLTENNEKAKPIQEKLCGNEIPKRSISTTFKTIISQNDDSDIISKKKKSISRKSSNVSEVSIGEIKKPKENYQRWNIPFSSKFKGKEFDKTLLTMQDLIYYNPVANPIIKEPKVEHKEEDDPDNDLLSIDSEQKPTVQNNCITPCIKVGIDGKIIIDQETLTLNETGLEEKREELAKSKVIEESAYHSRSYSYKRKKEASKQWSKDETLKFYKCLMNFGTDFSMIQQYCPNRTRAQIKRKYKTEEKKNLQLVNGALTNTTHFDSASIEDMLENDKIEENVVEKLDKSADPEVSTKNIDRRRHKDIIRSDCRKISMCAYLLEEEIEMRNKRKRPTEIITAKKLKKELVNMPSIKNKKKNHTQSSLNIVTNKESFKHDIDENKDGKPKVRTLQDFHEEYEECITKYEESNSE; translated from the exons ATGTCTACACCAAATACAAAGTCGGTCCTCAATAGGCATTTTCCATTTGCAAAGAAAAAACCGAATATACCTTCTAAACTATCAGATAAAGTTGATACAAAGATAAATAAACAGAAATTGATTGAAGAAAAAAGTTTCCCTATTGTTAAAACCACAGAGTCAAATCGATGTGATGTTTTaacagaaaataatgaaaaagctAAACCTATTCAAGAAAAATTGTGTGGTAATGAAATTCCTAAAAGAAGTATATCAACAAcctttaaaacaattatatctcAAAATGATgattcagatattatatctaaaaaaaagaaGTCTATTTCTCGGAAATCATCTAATGTATCAGAGGTTAGTATAGGGGAGATCAAAAAACCTAAAGAGAACTATCAACGTTGGAATATTCCTTTCTCAAGCAAATTTAAAGGCAAAGAATTTGATAAAACATTATTGACTATGCAagatctaatatattataatccagtCGCCAATCCTATAATCAAAGAACCTAAAGTAGAACACAAAGAAGAAGATGATCCAGACAATGATTTGTTATCTATTGATTCC gAACAAAAGCCAACGGTTCAAAATAACTGCATAACTCCATGTATTAAAGTAGGTATTGACggcaaaattataattgatcaaGAAACATTAACTTTAAATGAGACTGGTCTTGAAGAAAAACGAGAAGAATTAGCTAAATCTAAAGTTATTGAAGAATCTGCATACCATTCTAGAAGTTATTCTTATAAACGCAAAAAAGAAGCTTCTAAACAATGGTCCAAAGATGAAACActtaaattttacaaatgttTGATGAATTTTGGTACTGACTTTTCTATGATTCAGCAATATTGTCCTAATCGAACTCGAGCTCAAAtcaaacgaaaatataaaacagaagaaaaaaaaaatctacagcTTGTGAATGGTGCACTAACTAATACAACACATTTTGATAGTGCTAGCATTGAAGATATGcttgaaaatgataaaatcgAAGAAAATGTAGTTGAAAAACTTGATAAAAGTGCAGACCCAGAAGTCAGCACTAAAAACATTGATCGTAGGCGTCATAAAGATATAATACGGTCAGATTGTAGAAAAATAAGCATGTGTGCCTATTTGTTGGAAGAAGAAATTGAAATGAGGAATAAAAGAAAACGTCCAACTGAAATAATCActgcaaagaaattaaaaaaagagcTAGTCAATATGCCAAGTATAAAGaacaagaaaaaaaaccatacacAATCAAGCTTaaatatagttacaaataaAGAAAGCTTTAAACAtgatattgatgaaaataaagaTGGGAAACCTAAAGTTCGAACATTACAAGATTTTCATGAAGAATATGAGGAATGTATTACTAAGTATGAAGAATCAAATagcgaataa